A single genomic interval of Penicillium psychrofluorescens genome assembly, chromosome: 2 harbors:
- a CDS encoding uncharacterized protein (ID:PFLUO_003040-T1.cds;~source:funannotate) → MAPMEEDMLLPPGWADLDRQMGQLFMMGFDGTTVTPQIRSLIEDYHLGSVLLTAKNLKSAEETTRLVLELQTIARDAGHPVPLLIALDQENGGVNSLYDEIYIRQFPSAMGIAATGSKSLAHEVAVATAQELKAVGVNWILGPVLDVLTNVRNQPLGVRTAGDDPQEASQYGVQVMRGYQEAGLVTCGKHFPSYGNLEFLGSDTDVPIITESLEQLSLSALVPFRNAITHGLDAMMVGGVSMSSAGMNVMHACLSDQVVDDLLRKDLGFQGVVVSECLEMEALTHNIGVGGGTVMAKNAGCDVIIICRSFPVQQEAINGLKLGVENGIIGRPRIQQSLRRVLNLKARCTSWDQALTPPGLLSLTQMQPSHTSLSTRAYNGSISVLRDKRNFLPLSNVIDAGEELLLLTPLVKPLPASAVSQSVSGNSHFPHDSVSWDRTASVMSGESVFKELGRSLSRQRSGRVLHTSYTANGVRPIHEDLINRASAVIVITADANRNLYQQGFTKHVSMICQSQYSPSGERLEKPVIVVAVSSPYDFAMDPTIETYLCTYDFTETALQALVKVLYGDLTPTGALPGSISRSQKIHQSRQHWLVESWNEERDGNALDVLLDTIRNDCALGQRSELLGVTSNSFLLRQEEIDEAHFVVRNSSTQALYGFCATYFFRSTGTGVIACLIVDPARRKLSIGHSLHNRAIRTLLQRKGMKRFQLGSRLPGIYLGIPTANPMERKRLRQWFANLGWNTALSRPVCSVVLHNLASWSPPEGLATSLQNAEVTYDLVYGWDFARAILDHIKTTARQGVIDIYRMALGGAPNCGIIRAKRPLDGVVLGSVVIYNERSALAEHMPALRAVQTSVGGISSPVISPYAGDYATVMQGLILLAIKQIRKLKANAVVMDCVDGDGNFDCLSTMGFTMLHSFEEVNCDASTWTIMHSS, encoded by the exons atggccccgATGGAGGAGGACATGCTGCTGCCCCCGGGTTGGGCGGATCTGGATAG ACAAATGGGCCAGCTCTTTATGATGGGCTTTGATGGCACCACGGTCACTCCACAGATCCGCTCGCTCATTGAGGACTACCACCTCGGCTCTGTGCTGCTCACGGCGAAAAATCTCAAAT CCGCTGAGGAGACAACCCGGTTGGTTCTTGAACTGCAGACGATTGCCCGTGATGCTGGCCATCCGGTCCCATTACTGATCGCTCTGGATCAAGAGAATGGCGGCGTCAACAGTTTATATGACGAAATCTATATACGCCAATTTCCCAGCGCCATGGGCATTGCGGCGACGGGTTCCAAGTCACTGGCCCATGAAGTGGCAGTTGCAACCGCGCAGGAACTCAAGGCTGTTGGGGTCAATTGGATTCTCGGCCCGGTGCTGGACGTGTTGACCAATGTACGCAATCAACCACTGGGCGTCCGAACCGCTGGCGATGACCCCCAGGAAGCCTCACAGTACGGCGTGCAGGTTATGAGAGGATACCAAGAAGCAGGGCTCGTCACCTGTGGCAAGCACTTCCCTTCTTATGGCAACCTGGAGTTTCTCGGCTCGGATACCGACGTCCCTATCATCACGGAGTCGCTGGAGCAACTCAGTCTGAGCGCCTTGGTGCCTTTTCGCAATgccatcacccacggccTGGATGCCATGATGGTAGGTGGGGTGTCCATGTCGTCGGCTGGCATGAATGTCATGCACGCGTGTCTGAGCGATCAAGTCgtggatgatcttcttcgaaAAGACCTCGGTTTTCAAGGAGTCGTCGTATCAGAGTGTCTCGAGATGGAGGCCCTGACGCACAAtattggtgttggtggtggcacGGTGATGGCAAAGAATGCTGGATGCGATGTTATCATCATCTGTCGGTCATTTCCCGTGCAACAAGAAGCTATCAACGGGTTGAAGCTGGGCGTGGAGAACGGGATTATTGGCCGACCTCGGATTCAACAGTCTTTGCGCCGTGTGCTCAATCTGAAGGCTCGCTGCACCTCCTGGGACCAGGCATTAACCCCACCGGGACTCCTCTCGCTCACCCAAATGCAACCATCCCACACCAGTCTCTCCACGCGAGCATACAACGGCTCCATCTCGGTTTTGCGGGACAAGCGCAACTTTCTTCCCCTATCAAATGTTATCGATGCCGGCGAGGAACTTTTGCTCTTGACTCCGTTGGTGAAGCCGCTGCCGGCATCAGCAGTGTCACAATCGGTGTCAGGAAATAGTCATTTCCCGCACGACTCGGTGTCTTGGGATCGAACCGCCTCGGTGATGAGTGGAGAAAGCGTCTTCAAGGAACTAGGGCGCTCGCTTTCGCGACAGAGGAGCGGACGTGTGTTGCATACCTCATACACGGCCAATGGCGTGCGTCCTATCCATGAGGACCTCATCAATCGAGCGAGTGCGGTTATCGTGATCACGGCAGATGCCAACCGCAATCTTTACCAGCAGGGGTTCACCAAGCATGTCTCGATGATCTGCCAGTCCCAATACTCTCCGTCCGGCGAACGTCTTGAAAAGCCAGTGATCGTGGTGGCAGTCAGCTCGCCGTATGACTTCGCCATGGATCCAACGATTGAGACTTATCTCTGTACGTACGACTTCACGGAAACGGCACTCCAAGCACTGGTCAAGGTTCTATACGGCGATTTGACGCCAACAGGTGCATTACCAGGCTCGATTAGTCGCAGCCAGAAGATCCATCAGTCACGGCAACATTGGCTCGTGGAGAGCTGGAACGAGGAGCGGGACGGCAATGCTTTGGATGTGCTGTTGGATACAATTCGGAACGATTGTGCTCTTGGCCAACGCTCTGAACTGCTCGGCGTGACCTCCAACAGTTTTCTGCTGCGCCAGGAAGAGATCGATGAAGCACACTTTGTAGTCCGCAACAGCAGCACGCAGGCGCTGTATGGATTCTGCGCGACCTACTTTTTTCGGTCTACCGGCACCGGTGTCATTGCCTGTCTGATCGTCGACCCTGCCCGGCGCAAGCTATCCATCGGACACTCGCTGCACAACCGTGCCATTCGAACTCTTTTACAGCGCAAAGGCATGAAACGCTTCCAGCTCGGATCGCGTCTTCCTGGAATCTACTTGGGCATTCCGACTGCGAACCCCATGGAGCGCAAGCGACTACGGCAGTGGTTCGCCAACCTAGGCTGGAACACAGCGTTGTCGCGCCCTGTTTGCAGCGTAGTGCTGCACAACTTGGCTTCATGGAGTCCCCCAGAGGGGCTGGCTACCAGCCTGCAGAACGCAGAGGTGACCTACGACCTCGTCTACGGCTGGGACTTTGCGCGGGCGATCCTCGACCACATCAAGACAACCGCACGGCAGGGAGTCATCGACATCTACCGCATGGCTCTTGGCGGAGCACCCAATTGCGGCATCATCCGCGCAAAGCGACCGCTGGACGGCGTGGTGCTAGGAAGCGTTGTGATATACAATGAGCGGTCGGCGTTGGCCGAACACATGCCAGCGCTGCGCGCAGTGCAGACATCTGTCGGCGGTATTTCCTCTCCGGTCATCTCCCCCTATGCGGGAGACTACGCCACCGTCATGCAGGGGTTGATTCTGTTGGCTATCAAGCAGATCCGCAAGCTAAAAGCGAATGCGGTAGTCATGGATTGC gtcgacggcgacggcaaCTTCGACTGTCTATCCACCATGGGATTCACTATGCTACATAGCTTCGAAGAGGTCAACTGCGACGCCTCCACTTGGACGATCATGCATTCATCCTGA
- a CDS encoding uncharacterized protein (ID:PFLUO_003038-T1.cds;~source:funannotate) → MSLPYPTRQLYYNGQAHAASSGKTFQTINPATATPLADIQIAAHADIDTAIVAADKAFPEWSNTPPIARARILHKAAALLRERNDEIAKIETLDSGKAFTETSTVDVVTGADVLEYYANFIGGGGLNGETTQLREDAWVYTKKVPLGVCAGIGAWNYPIQIALWKSAACLAAGNTMVYKPSEYTPLHGQTLAEIYTEAGLPAGAFNVINGAGDVGAYLTSHPTIAKVSFTGQVATGMKVAGAAAGSMKYATMELGGKSPLVVCPDADLESAVDGAMMANFYSTGQVCTNGTRVFVPRSMKAAFEKRLLEKIQHVRPGPLFDEATNFGPLSSAIHYEKVVSYIRHGIETDKATLLCGGPEKPVVPKDLQAGFWVQPTVFTDCNDSMRIVKEEIFGPVMSILYYDTVDEAVKRANATELGLAAGVFTKDLNQAHRVIDQLQAGITWVNTWGESPAEMAVGGWKKSGLGVENGRRGIEAWLQNKSTLVDMSGAVVSVFAKL, encoded by the exons ATGTCCCTCCCCTACCCGACTCGACAGCTCTACTACAACGGCCAGGCGCATGCGGCCTCGTCCGGCAAGACTTTTCAGACCATCAACCCCGCCACCGCAACCCCGCTGGCCGACATCCAGATCGCCGCGCACGCCGACATCGACACTGCCATTGTCGCTGCCGACAAGGCTTTCCCGGAATGGTCCAATACCCCGCCCATTGCTCGTGCCCGCATCCTTCACAAGGCGGCTGCCCTCCTCCGCGAGCGCAACGATGAAATTGCCAAAATCGAGACCCTCGACTCGGGCAAGGCCTTTACGGAGACGAGTACCGTCGACGTCGTGACCGGTGCCGATGTCCTGGAGTACTATGCCAACTTTATTGGCGGTGGCGGTCTCAATGGCGAGACTACCCAGCTGCGCGAGGATGCCTGGGTGTACACCAAGAAGGTGCCTTTGGGGGTGTGTGCCGGTATTGGAGCTTGGAACTATCCCATTCAGAT TGCCCTCTGGAAATCGGCTGCCTGCCTTGCCGCCGGAAACACCATGGTCTACAAGCCAAGTGAATACACCCCGCTCCACGGACAGACCCTTGCGGAGATTTACACAGAAGCCGGTCTGCCCGCCGGCGCGTTTAATGTCATCAACGGTGCTGGTGATGTGGGCGCATACCTGACCAGCCATCCGACCATCGCCAAGGTCTCGTTCACTGGCCAGGTTGCCACAGGAATGAAAGTGGCGGGGGCTGCGGCGGGCAGCATGAAATACGCGACCAtggagctgggcggcaaGAGCCCGCTGGTCGTATGCCCGGATGCCGACCTGGAGAGTGCGGTTGACGGTGCCATGATGGCTAATTTCTACTCCACCGGCCAGGTCTGCACCAACGGCACTCGGGTGTTTGTCCCTCGTTCGATGAAGGCAGCTTTTGAGAAGCGCCTgctcgagaagatccagcaTGTGCGGCCGGGTCCGCTCTTTGATGAGGCGACAAACTTTGGTCCCCTGAGCTCTGCTATTCACTACGAGAAGGTGGTTTCGTATATCCGCCACGGAATCGAGACTGACAAGGCCACCCTCCTTTGTGGTGGTCCCGAGAAACCGGTGGTGCCCAAGGACCTCCAGGCTGGATTCTGGGTCCAACCGACTGTTTTCACGGATTGCAATGACTCGATGCGCAttgtcaaggaggagattTTCGGGCCTGTCATGTCGATCCTGTACTACGATACTGTCGACGAGGCTGTGAAGCGCGCCAACGCTACCGAGCTGggtctcgccgccggcgtctTCACCAAGGACCTGAACCAGGCCCACCGGGTTattgaccagctccaggccGGTATTACCTGGGTAAACACGTGGGGCGAGAGTCCTGCCGAGATGGCCGTGGgtggatggaagaagagcggtCTGGGCGTGGAGAATGGCCGCCGCGGCATTGAGGCTTGGCTGCAGAACAAGAGCACCCTGGTCGATATGAGCGGTGCGGTGGTCTCGGTATTTGCCAAGCTATAA
- a CDS encoding uncharacterized protein (ID:PFLUO_003037-T1.cds;~source:funannotate), producing the protein MATTNELPAVDVNSYDYVIVGGGTAGCVIAARLAQYLPNKRILVIEGGPSDYNDDRVLNLKEWLSLLGGELDYDYPTTEQPMGNSHIRHSRAKVLGGCSSHNTLISFRPFEYDCQNWVAKGCKGWDFETFTRLVDNLRNTIQPVHARHQNQLCKDWIQACSSAMKIPMIENFNDDIRNKGDLTEGVGFFNVSYNPDDGRRSSASVAYIHPILHGDEKRPNLTILTNAWVSKVNIEGDEVTGVNVTLQSGVKHTLRAKKETILCAGAVDTPRLMLLSGLGPREQLSSLGIPVVKDIPGVGENLLDHPESIIIWELNQPVPPNQTTMDSDAGIFMRREKPNAAGFDGRAADVMMHCYQIPFCLNTIRLGYEVPVDAFCMTPNIPRPRSRGRLYLTSADPSVKPALDFRYFTDPEGYDAATIVAGLRAAREIAKEAPFKNWLKREVAPGPKLQTDEELSEYGRRVAHTVYHPAGTTKMGDVVNDPLAVVDPKLKIRGLKNVRIADAGVFPDMPSVNPMVTVLSIGERAAELIAEEAGWTRSQPRL; encoded by the coding sequence atggccaccaccaacgagCTCCCCGCTGTCGACGTCAACTCCTACGACTATGTCATTGTCGGTGGCGGCACCGCGGGCTGTGTCATTGCCGCACGCCTGGCGCAGTACCTGCCCAACAAGCGCATCCTTGTCATTGAGGGTGGTCCCAGCGACTACAACGATGACCGCGTGCTTAACCTGAAGGAGTGGCTGAGTCTGCTCGGTGGAGAGCTCGACTATGATTACCCCACCACTGAGCAGCCCATGGGCAACAGCCATATTCGACACTCCCGCGCCAAGGTGCTCGGTGGTTGCTCCAGCCACAACACTCTGATCTCGTTCCGCCCCTTCGAGTACGACTGCCAGAACTGGGTTGCCAAGGGCTGCAAAGGCTGGGACTTTGAGACCTTCACCCGCCTGGTTGACAACCTGCGCAAcaccatccagcccgtgCACGCCCGCCACCAGAACCAGCTGTGCAAGGATTGGATCCAGGCCTGTTCttcggccatgaagatcccCATGATCGAGAACTTCAACGACGACATCCGTAACAAGGGCGATCTGACCGAGGGTGTGGGCTTCTTCAACGTCTCCTACAACCCGGACGATggccgccgcagcagcgcgaGCGTTGCCTACATCCACCCCATCCTGCATGGTGACGAGAAGCGCCCCAACCTGACCATCCTGACCAACGCTTGGGTGTCCAAGGTGAATATCGAGGGTGACGAGGTCACTGGTGTCAATGTGACCCTGCAGTCCGGTGTCAAACACACCCTGCGCGCCAAAAAGGAGACCATCCTGTGTGCCGGTGCCGTGGACACCCCGCGTCTGATGCTGTTGTCCGGTCTGGGTCCCCGGGAGCAGCTGTCCTCGCTGGGAATCCCCGTGGTGAAGGACATCCCCGGTGTGGGCGAGAACCTCCTAGACCACCCGGAGAGTATCATCATCTGGGAGCTCAACCAGCCCGTGCCTCCGAACCAGACCACAATGGACTCGGACGCCGGTATCTTCATGCGTCGCGAGAAGCCCAACGCTGCCGGCTTCGACGGCCGCGCCGCCGACGTGATGATGCACTGCTACCAGATTCCCTTCTGTCTCAATACCATTCGTCTGGGATACGAAGTGCCCGTCGATGCCTTCTGCATGACCCCCAACATCCCGCGCCCCCGTTCGCGTGGTCGTCTTTACTTGACCTCTGCCGACCCCTCCGTAAAGCCGGCACTGGACTTCCGCTACTTCACCGACCCCGAGGGCTacgacgccgccaccattgTGGCTGGTCTTCGGGCTGCCCGTGAGATTGCCAAGGAGGCTCCATTCAAGAACTGGCTCAAGCGCGAGGTGGCTCCCGGCCCCAAGCTCCAGACTGACGAGGAGCTCTCCGAGTATGGTCGTCGCGTGGCGCACACTGTGTACCACCCGGCCGGAACCACCAAGATGGGTGATGTGGTCAATGATCctctggcggtggtggatCCCAAGCTGAAGATCCGCGGCCTGAAGAACGTCCGCATTGCGGATGCCGGTGTATTCCCCGACATGCCCAGCGTCAACCCCATGGTGACCGTGCTGTCCATTGGTGAGCGTGCCGCCGAACTCATTGCCGAAGAGGCCGGCTGGACTCGCTCGCAGCCCCGCCTGTAA
- a CDS encoding uncharacterized protein (ID:PFLUO_003036-T1.cds;~source:funannotate), whose amino-acid sequence MPGKTASHPRITKFTNCRLVRGAELVEQDLWIDSLSGKILKDQEAFYELHLSPDEIIDLGGRILAPGLIDVQLNGAQGFDFSVPCDTKEEYDEGLRMVNHGLARTGVTSYLPTVISSTPEVYWKVLPSLGPSASTLRPEDGAESLGAHVEGPFLSPGRNGIHKPEVLRAAQTLEDLVHCYGAEHLNTPGPIKMITAAPEVGNMMAQIPEIAKRGIIFAIGHSDATYEQAVSATHQGARMITHLFNAMRPFYHRNPGIFGLLGQSERRRPFYGVIADGIHLHPTSIKIAYNAHPDGLVLVTDAMRLCGLPDGVYEWTNGERIVKTGARLTLEGSDKIAGSSATLIECVNNFRRWSGSSTADAINAVTATPARLLGLQGVKGSLASGADADLVVLGEKQDDDSGRTLTVDQVWKLGVKIHDTEKAAAM is encoded by the exons ATGCCCGGCAAAACGGCCTCCCACCCGCGCATCACCAAGTTCACCAACTGTCGGCTGGTGCGCGGCGCCGAGCTCGTCGAGCAGGATCTTTGGATCGACTCGCTGTCCGGCAAGATCCTCAAGGACCAGGAGGCCTTTTATGAACTGCACCTCTCccccgacgagatcatcgatctggGCGGCCGCATTCTGGCCCCCGGTCTGATCGATGTGCAGCTGAACGGTGCGCAGGGCTTTGATTTCTCGGTGCCCTGTGACACCAAGGAAGAGTACGATGAGGGCCTGCGCATGGTCAATCACGGTCTGGCCCGCACCGGTGTGACGTCCTACCTGCCGACGGTGATCAGCTCCACGCCCGAGGTCTACTGGAAG GTGTTGCCTTCTCTCGGTCCCTCCGCGAGCACTCTCCGCCCCGAGGATGGCGCCGAGTCCCTGGGTGCACACGTCGAGGGCCCCTTCCTCAGCCCCGGTCGCAATGGCATCCACAAGCCCGAAGTGTTGCGCGCCGCTCAGACCTTGGAGGATCTGGTGCATTGCTACGGCGCCGAGCATCTGAACACCCCCGGTCCCATCAAGATGATCACCGCCGCTCCAGAGGTGGGCAACATGATGGCGCAGATCCCCGAAATCGCAAAGCGCGGAatcatcttcgccattgGCCACTCGGACGCCACTTACGAACAGGCCGTGTCGGCCACGCACCAGGGCGCGCGCATGATCACCCACCTTTTCAACGCCATGCGGCCCTTCTACCACCGCAACCCGGGCATCTTCGGTCTCCTGGGCCAGAGCGAGCGGCGCCGTCCGTTCTACGGGGTCATTGCCGACGGCATCCATCTGCATCCTACCTCCATCAAGATCGCGTACAACGCGCACCCGGATGGTCTGGTGCTGGTCACGGATGCCATGCGCCTCTGTGGTTTGCCGGACGGTGTGTACGAGTGGACCAACGGCGAGCGCATCGTTAAGACCGGTGCCCGTCTGACCCTGGAGGGATCCGATAAGATTGCTGGCAGCTCGGCCACACTCATCGAATGTGTGAACAACTTCCGTCGCTGGTCGGGTTCCTCCACGGCGGACGCGATCAATGCCGTCACAGCCACACCGGCGCGATTGCTGGGCCTGCAAGGCGTGAAGGGGTCGCTGGCGAGCGGCGCCGATGCCGATCTAGTTGTCTTGGGTGAGAAGCAGGACGATGACTCGGGTCGGACACTGACGGTAGACCAGGTGTGGAAGCTGGGGGTCAAAATCCATGATACcgagaaggcggcggcgatgtga
- a CDS encoding uncharacterized protein (ID:PFLUO_003035-T1.cds;~source:funannotate): MAKVQSELEMSENVAHESSQKKQQDEQHSETMTTQTDDPEAGPDHAIVGPSWMYKPMLTIGSFQLPWFASPETQLVLVSFVCFLCPGMFNAVSGLGGAGQLKTTDVNNANTALYSTFAVVGFFAGSVANRIGLRLTLSIGGFGYFLYVASLLSYNINQNAGFLIFAGALLGVCGGLLWCAQGAVMMSYPHEHEKGKFISIFWVIFNLGGVIGSLIPLAQNMHSTAGTVDNGTYIAFLVLMAIGFVLCWGLADSKYIMRKDGSRVIVIKNPTWKSEFVGLWETLRSDSYIIFLFPMFLASNWFYGYHFNSVNGAYFTIRTRALNSLLYWLMQMVGAFIFGQLLDLKIFSRPMRARINFGLIIMITLGVWGGGYAFQKQYTREMVKNDKNFAKTDFMDGGYIGPMFLYMFYGFYDAAFQTCTYWYMGSLSNNARKLANFAGFYKGIQSAGAAAMWRLDAENTPFMTEFASCWGLLLGSLLIASPVIWFKIKDNTAVEDDLRFSDETAADVMGGEAKQPPAEEL, from the exons atggccaaggTCCAGtccgagctggagatgtcggagaaCGTGGCCCACGAGTCCtcacagaagaagcagcaagaTGAGCAACATTCGGAGACCATGACCACCCAGACCGACGACCCCGAGGCCGGGCCCGACCACGCCATCGTCGGCCCGTCGTGGATGTACAAGCCGATGCTGACCATCGGCTCCTTCCAGCTGCCGTGGTTTGCCTCGCCCGAGACCCAGCTGGTGCTGGTCTCGTTCGTCTGTTTCCTCTGCCCCGGCATGTTCAATGCCGTCTCAGGACTCGGAGGCGCTGGCCAACTCAAGACCACCGATGTCAACAACGCCAACACCGCGCTCTACAGTACTTTCGCCGTCGTGGGCTTCTTTGCCGGGTCGGTCGCCAACCGCATTGGGCTTCGTTTGACGCTCTCGATCGGGGGCTTCGGATACTTCCTCTATGTTGCATCGCTCCTCTCATATAATATCAACCAGAATGCCGGGTTCCTGATCTTTGCCGGCGCGCTGCTCGGCGTCTGCGGCGGCTTGCTGTGGTGTGCACAGGGtgcggtgatgatgagctATCCCCATGAACACGAGAAGGGCAAGTTTATCTCGATCTTTTGGGTTATCTTCAACCTGGGTGGCGTCATTGGCAGCCTG ATCCCTCTCGCTCAGAACATGCATTCCACAGCTGGCACGGTGGACAATGGTACCTACATTGCATTTCTGGTTCTCATGGCAATAGGATTCGTCCTCTGCTGGGGCCTCGCCGATTCGAAATACATCATGCGCAAAGACGGGTCCCGGGTAATTGTGATCAAGAATCCCACCTGGAAGTCCGAATTCGTCGGGCTGTGGGAGACGCTTCGCAGCGACTCATAtatcatcttcctcttccccatgTTCCTGGCCAGTAACTGGTTCTACGGATACCACTTCAACAGCGTTAACGGGGCCTACTTCACAATCCGCACACGCGCCCTCAACAGTCTGCTCTACTGGCTGATGCAGATGGTTGGCGCCTTTATCTTTGGCCAGCTGCTCGATCTGAAAATCTTCTCTCGGCCCATGCGCGCCAGGATCAACTTTGGCTTGATCATAATGATCACATTGGGTGTCTGGGGTGGTGGCTATGCTTTCCAGAAACAGTATACGCGGGAAATGGTCAAGAATGACAAGAATTTTGCCAAGACGGACTTCATGGACGGCGGCTACATTGGTCCCATGTTTTTGTACATGTTTTATGGGTTCTATGATGCTGCGTTCCAGACCTGCACCTACTG GTACATGGGCTCGCTTTCCAACAACGCCCGGAAGCTGGCCAATTTCGCTGGTTTCTACAAGGGAATCCAGTCGGCCGGTGCAGCTGCCATGTGGCG CCTGGATGCTGAAAACACACCGTTCATGACGGAGTTTGCCTCATGCTGGGGTCTGTTGCTTGGCAGCCTGCTCATCGCATCGCCTGTGATCTGgttcaagatcaaggacaaCACCGCGGTGGAAGATGACCTGCGCTTCTCAGATGAGACGGCCGCCGACGTTATGGGTGGCGAGGCGAAGCAGCCACCTGCAGAAGAGCTctga
- a CDS encoding uncharacterized protein (ID:PFLUO_003039-T1.cds;~source:funannotate) codes for MALWGPEPSPIDPFGLSERPGDVATMRVIIREDPQTASEYIAEYIISRIKTYSPTESQPFVLGLPTGSSPEIIYKILVQRHRAGEISFKNVVTFNMDEYVGLPRDHPESYHSFMYKHFFSHVDIPPQNINILDGTAPDLTAECASFEARIARVGGIELFLGGVGPDGHIAFNEPGSSLNSRTRVKTLAYDTILANSRFFDNDITKVPRMAMTVGIQTIMDSREVVIVATGAHKAFAIQKGLEDGVNHMWTLSALQLHQHPLVVCDRDATLELKVKTVRYFEGIEQAGTDARTQGPALVYRPRTYVPAPLPAKRPSPRQQPTPDGTPQKVPMDLRINTELQRSMEEDELTPDSMSSRMIDSAVGGLDSTLKNDLVLDRMGARMAAH; via the exons ATGGCGCTTTGGGGTCCGGAGCCTTC CCCTATCGATCCCTTTGGCCTGTCCGAGCGCCCCGGTGACGTAGCCACCAT GCGTGTCATTATCAGAGAAGACCCCCAGACGGCCTCGGAGTACATCGCCGAATACATCATCA GCCGCATCAAGACGTACAGCCCGACCGAGAGCCAGCCGTTCGTGCTGGGTCTGCCCACCGGCAGCAGCCCGGAGATCATCTACAAGATTCTGGTGCAGCGCCACCGCGCTGGCGAGATCTCCTTCAAGAATGTCGTGACGTTCAACATG GATGAATACGTGGGCTTGCCGCGCGACCACCCGGAGTCCTACCACAGCTTCATGTACAAGCACTTCTTCTCGCATGTCGACATCCCCCCGCAGAATatcaacatcctcgacggcacTGCTCCCGATCTCACGGCCGAGTGCGCATCGTTCGAGGCGCGCATTGCCCGCGTGGGCGGCATTGAACTGTTCCTGGGCGGCGTCGGACCGGACGGACACATCGCATTCAACGAGCCCGGCTCGTCGCTGAACAGCCGCACGCGCGTCAAGACCCTGGCGTACGATACGATTCTAGCCAATTCGCGCTTCTTCGATAATGACATCACCAAAGTCCCCcgcatggcgatgacggTGGGTATCCAGACGATCATGGACTCGCGGGAGGTGGTGATCGTAGCGACGGGTGCGCACAAGGCGTTTGCCATCCAAAAGGGACTCGAAGATGGAGTGAACCACATGTGGACGCTCTCGGCCCTACAACTGCACCAGCACCCACTGGTGGTCTGTGATCGCGACGCCACGCTGGAACTCAAGGTGAAGACCGTCCGGTACTTCGAGGGCATCGAGCAAGCCGGCACGGATGCCCGCACACAGGGGCCCGCTCTTGTCTATCGTCCTCGCACCTACGTCCCCGCTCCGCTGCCGGCCAAGAGGCCCTCGCCGCGCCAGCAGCCCACGCCCGACGGCACGCCGCAGAAGGTGCCCATGGATCTGCGCATCAACACGGAGCTCCAGCGCTCAAtggaggaggacgagctcaCCCCTGACAGTATGTCCTCGCGCATGATCGACTCGGCCGTTGGTGGCCTGGACAGTACGCTGAAGAACGACCTAGTCCTTGACCGTATGGGCGCGCGGATGGCCGCTCACTGA